The Malus domestica chromosome 08, GDT2T_hap1 genomic interval CACTAAAAACACTAATCATGCATGCATAAGTTCAGGAGTGAGTATTAACTTTACCTGAAACAAAGTGCCATTATGAAGGTAATGGCCGGAAGGACATTGACAACAGCAGATGCAAATGTTGCTGAGGTGTACTTCATTCCCAGAAAGTATAAGTTTTGATCAAGAACTGGcctgtatatattaatatgttaATCATATTAGTATATGATGATTGTACGtgcaataatttgaaaatttatttgtttcacTCCTTAACCTATACTTTCAACCATATTATATATTGCCATTTTTTCTTGTAATCTCTATTGTCAAATTTCACTTGTTtaccagaagaagaaaaatagagaaaagTTAGAGAGTATTACTCAAGAAAACCAAGCAGAACTATTCGGAGGAATATCGGGAGAGTCATTCTTGGCCTTATTTTCCTGTAAAAGAGAGGTaaaaacaatgtggtcaaattAGTAGGGTAAAAAAGGAAATATAATATGTATACAGGCATTAACATGCAGGTACTTGCCACTAAGTTGGCATATTACATGTTAAACTAGAATTTTAAACCATTAATCGCATGTAAAATTTTGTATGAATACCATAGGATTTATATTGGCATATTACATGTAACAACGTACGTATCATTTTCATAACAAGTAATTTTAGTAGCAAAACGCCTATCTATATATGCATAAATGCATATATTTTTGAAATATATGAGGTAATAAATGGTAGAGAGAGATGACCTTTCAAGAAAAAAGGCGAAGGGTGCAATGACACAGAAGGCAACAACATGACGGTAAACGGAGAGAACGAAGTGACTCATGCCATGCTTAAACGAGACCATGCTAATGATGTACATGCCTGAGTATCCAAACTGAAGGGAGATCATAGCCAAGTAAGGCTTTATCTTGATGAGAAATAAACTCAACTTAGACTCTCCCATGATTAATTTTCTATGCACTAGCTAGCTAGTACTAGTACTAGTAGTAGCGTTGCTCTCTCTACTACCTCTTACACACTCCACTAATTAATTTACTTGTGAGAGGATGCGAAAACTAAACTGAGAAATGTCCCTCTTATAAGcctcaaaagcaaaaataaagcGACAGCAGCCCGGCCACATTTCAAAATGATACGTACATGTCTAAACCACTCAAACACACATAcaatctctctctgtctctctctctctctctctgtctctctctgtgCGTGTCTAATGTGTCGATACTCTTATCCATTAACCAAGCACACCCACATACAAGCAATCCTCAATTGGGTGGGAATCAAACAAaactttagagagagagagagagagagagagagagagagagaggagtttAATTAAGTGGATCTATATGAAAATAatgcttttccttttctttccatACTTAATTTATTAGAAGTGGGGATTTGATTCATTGACCACCAAATCATATTTAGGTTGAGTGCAGCATGATACATGCAAGAGGTTAAACTTACGTGGTGCTTGGGTATAGTAGAAGTGGGTGCTATGAAGAGTGGACGCCACTTTAATATATTAAGGCACTTAACCCATGACCAAGTTAACTCACCATATATACTTGGGGACTTTTTAACTATGGGATGATCAAATTCAATAAATGGGAGAAAATTTGAGTGTGACGTGGTGTAGTGGCGGATCAAAGATTTGAATCTGGGGGGGTCTCGGTGTTAAATACAAGTTTTTTAGATAGAAACAAAGTGCAAAgtgcgaaaaaaaaaatttattcgtTAAGGCATTTTGTCGAACTCTTGGCGGGCTTGTTGTCGACAGCCAAACCATGTTGCGCACATGTCAACAGATAACCGCCTCTGCCGAAACAATCTGCTAAGTGATCCAGAGAATTTGTTGGTGTTGTCGACACAATCTCTAGAGATATGCCTAACATGCattacacatcaaacatttagtAGGCAATGACCCATACCAAACACTCAGAGTGTCCTTGGGGGACCTTCACATGTATATTTTCCGGACATTGAATGGTCCTGGGACCACCTTGGTCCCTCTACTTCCATCCACCCTTGACGTGATGTGTTATTAATTTACGTGTTATAATTTGAGTAAACAATAAAATTGATATTTTACGAATACATGTGTTATAACAAGCATGAATAACAACATGTATGTTGTAGTATGGCAGTTATCATACTATAAAGTTTCTCCCATTaataaatctcattcatatcaAGTAATGTTAGTGGGATTGACATGGACGGTAAATTTTGTCAAGGTTACGCACTACCTGCTGATCGTCTTTATATAATGTCTCCTAAAACAATCCCTAAAACGTGGTTAAGGTACTCATCTAAATTTCTTGTAgagtataatataatataacttTGCCAATCAGAAAGACACTAATGATTCTTTATTTTGTATGGCGACAAATTGAGGATAATAATCGAAAACCTATTCTCCACATTCAGGCATGTTTTGGCTTATAAACACGCTACTATTGATTCTTTCCTGGATTAATTTAGTGCAAACTACACAAAATTGTTAATTTAATACTTCCATCGCTTTTGTAGCTAATTAAGGTATGGAAAAGCACTTACTGGTTTAAACCAAACGCCCTATACATATACATTTTCACGTTAGTACATGTATTTGTCAcactttttttaatattacatgTAAAACTCACATAAGATATGTGTATTTAATcattattgaaaaattaaaataaattaaatatttcaaatataaatattaaaatctcatatgtgttcaaatatttcaTCGTATTTTTTTGAGAGAATTTCTGAATAATGTACATACATATTTTTCGGaactacattttttttattaacacacAAAACTATAGATCGCCATAACATGTAGTTCGTGGGCAAACTTGCAACCATATGATGTACCAGaatgggaaaagaaaaaaaaaataatcaaccgATTAGGTGGAATATGCACTTTTtagatatataatataatatgtaACTCACACAGTATTTCCATTTTAACTACTTTTATATGTATAGTCCCTTTACATtgaggaattttttttaataattttatttgagcGACATCCTGTGGGCTTTATTCTGcaaatttattttcaatgatccaaaatgtatatattttagtacataatTCATGGATTATCTTtgtaaaaaattagacaaattcaaAACCACTAAGACATCCTAGTGAATAAAATAGAGGAATATGGTTTTTCAAGAGAAACACTATTATACTATTTAATCCAACGTTTAAATAGTTCGGAATTCAGATGATTTTTTGTAGAAGTAATCTTTGagagaaataattaaattgGTGAGTTTCATACACTAGACCTAATTTATACCCATATTCTCCCTCACCATAGGCTAATTAACACAAAATAActcatatatgtatatgtgtgcgtgtgtgtgtgtgtgtatatattaaaCTCACAGTACTATTGCCATTATTTTCCTGGATGAGTGTAAAACACTTGGGGAGATAAAGTCCAAACATATAAAGATGGTGGTTTCGTGTTTGGATTCCACGcaaaatttaaatcaatttggTGGAATCCCACCctaaaatctttggtttttgaatGGAGAATTGGTTGTGGTTAATAATTATTgcaaaaagaaaaccaaaaacaaaaaacaacataTGTACGTATTTGGccgactctttttttttttgtggttgtgTTTTTTCCTGTCCTACTTTAAAATTTCTAAGGGTAACGTCATTAATATGTGTGAAATGAAGCTTTATAATTTGGAACTAGCTAGTTGTTATAACAATTGCAAtgttgggttaaaacctaaaatttgaggTTTAAACTCTCTTCCTCCCCTTGTCTCAACAACTTCTGTAATATTGGACTACAAATGATTTTGGGTTAATATCTATTTTTGGTCCAAATTCCGTCCAAAATATGAATCTAGGATAAAACGATGGCCTGCCAGTGCGCGTAGACACACTCCACTTTCCTCCAGCAGTAGCAAAACTTTTAGGTATTAACCCAGACAATTGCACATGGTCGTAGGGGAAGAAACAAAAGTAAGAACTATTTATCCAATGTATAAGTGTAAATTTGGACTGTTGGGATAGGACTTTCCTCTTCAGGTAGCTCACAGTTGTAATATCAATtgtaatagaaaaaaaaaactaataaacacGGTCGTCAATTTATTACAAAATTAGCAAAATCactttttttattagaaaaccTCGGCAATAGCCATGAAAACCCCCACGCACCATTTGTAAGTTTGTGTTCGCAATACTGATATTTTCTTGTATCTGAAGAGTCCTCTACCAGTTCTACTTCTACTAACTAGATTGCTCCATGGTTTGAATATGATTGCCTCACTGTTTCGAGTTTCTTCATCAAGCTTGGAAAGAGGTAAGTTGGGAAATATTGGATTTGCAAGTCCGTTTTAATCAGCCATAAAATAAGTGTCGTATCGTAAACGGAAGCACAAAAATGTCATCTAATCAGATATGCGAAAAGAGTCACCTACCGCGGCAACTAATAGCGTGTACAAACGAATTTATAAAGGAAGTGACGAGACAATTATCCTGAATCAAATTCACATGTGTTTGCATGCATTTGCACCAGTTacaaaaaaagttaatgaaaagGACCTCACAGAATTTCTTTTCAACCAAAAATACTTAatgaatttttattaataataaagacaacataaaaaaattaaggcAATGAACATTTGTAAGTAAGTTGAATTTTGGTGGCACCGACTATTTATATGATTAGGTTAATTGTTTGTACACAggtcaccctaaaccctaacttGTGCATAAACAATTGGCCACATGTGAAGCCTGATGGCCACATACGCTCCATGACTCCACTTGTGTTGTTCGCGTGTTTGACTTGAGTATTTGCACACGTATGAAGGCCAACGGTCACACATACTCCATGCAAGGACGAAGCCAGGGATACTTATAGATGGGGATATCTTCAAACAACAAAGTCACAAAGTAAAAAGCTAAgaatttaataaacaaaatacttatataataatttataagaTTTTTCATACAACATATTACAATATCGCTCGACTCGTTTCATGTTTTGACAGCGCTGCATGACAACTTCATTACCAACCAGAGGTGATGCACACTGGGATAAAGGTGATCCCAGGATCACCTGAAGttcaagaaatatatatatatatatatatatatatataaagatctTTTGAGGACCCTCTGAATGTTTTGTACCTGTTCTCTTTGTACCTAccaagtgtttgatgaaataCCTGCTAAGCATATTTCAACATGTTGCGTCGGCAACACTCAACGAATTCTATCGATATCACTCATCTAATTGCTTCCATATATGTCAATATATGTTGACATATGCACATCATGATATGACTCACAACAAGAAGTCCACCCAGTGTTCAACAAAATGCCTTAGTGAATAATTGAAAATCTTTTTTGCGCTTTGCGATCTGTTtctatataaaagaaaacttGAACCCAAGATTCAAATCCTAGATCCGCCATTGGTACCAATACCATCAAACCTCTCTCTATAAGAATAACCATGTTATCATTCATCAATTGATCTCCCATGGCCAAAAATGCCCTTTCAATGTTGGCAATAGCAACTAGAAGAGCTAAGGCTAATGTGACAAGCAAATAAACTAGTGATCAACCTTACTTATGTCTCAAgcatgtacatttttttttccaacaaaataaaCTCAGTGAGGGCATCCACCCTCGCCTGGCCCAAGGTAGCTCCATTCATGGCTCCACGTCACCCAACTTGTGTAGTATACGTGCTTTACTTGATTATTCTCCAAAGGTGAGGGGGCCACATGTCAAGCCCAACACCCtcatattgctaattggttttatggtagaatctcaaatttcttcaatcttcacatTTAATTTCCGTTAGCATTTAATCTATAAATTACGAGAAATGTAAGATTACACTATAATCCTCATAATTTATAGTCCAATGTTATATGATAAAGGTAAAGttataattaataaatcaaaCGACACTATTATTACAATAATATTATACTATTTTAGTCGGATGTTATTGGTGAGCTTGATTACATTACAAAAATATCATTTGATAAAATGTAATATCAcccattttattttaaagagaGTACCATATACTAACGGTAATTTTCATATTTATGGATGACATTGCTCTCTACTTATAAAAAGTATATATAAATTTCACTCATTTGTAAGTGGTTCACCTATAGAAGTAATGCTATTTTTCTTCCAAACAATAGTAGATGTCATTGATAAAGAGTTGCTAAATACAAAGATTTGGACTAATGCCAAGCACGTCATACGTAGATGGGTTTTAGTAAATACACAAGATCGAACAATAAAAACAGATTACATATAAGTAATGCTATTATTAGTAAATAGAGTATTTAATAGCATCATTCCAGATCTTAAAAAATGCCAAAAGCAGAAGAATAAACAATTGGAGAACATTGGGCAATATAGAAGGACGAATAGACCCATGGTATATATTCTTATTGTGGCTTGTTGACACCGTTCTTTGTGTCACTCCATACTACTACATAAAGCTATAGCTAAGAGCTAAAGAAAAGAGACTTACTACATAATTACAATCAAAAGGGAATATAATACAGAGGCATTATCAGATTCTTTATACATATAAAGTACTAGTTCCTTCAAGAGCATCCGATAAAATTCGAACGATACATAAAAAGTTCTTGATCAGCATTATATTTGGACTGTCTTTAATTGCATTTGGGATGGCTGGTCGATGCTACTTTTATCAATCACCAATTTTGCACCACTGATAGCATTTGCATTAGTAATTGgtaactcctgagcttcatccTTCACAGTAGTATTGGATTGCACAGCTGGGTTAGTGCCATAATCCTTGCTTTTACCCCACACCACAGAATAAAGGCCAAATGCAATGACCATGCCTCCAATGATACTATATGTCAagtttaaatttgaaaaaaaaaattagggggaATTAAAATGTATTATGTACTATTTAGAAAAAGATAAAGAATGATACATATCAAATGCATGCTTAAAGTTGATTGATTACATCACGAAGATACCTTCTAGTAAAAGTCGGCAGTATTTGTTCCAAACAAAAGTTATGTCACAAGATGTACAATATCAGAACATATTGTACATTCCATTATTCCTCATTATCAATACTTTTTAATCAGAATTTGTCACATTAGGAgaaaatttataattaaaataaatataggaaTAATGCGCAAATATTGCCAAGAAATATCGCATACCATGAGATAATTAGAATTTAGAATTAAGATAAAAATTGCGGGGGAAATACGACATTAGCTCTTTATGTTTACCTGCCAAGGTGAAGTTTCTCAGCTAGAATAATGGAACCCAGAATGGACACGATGATCATGCAGAGAGGGTTAAAAGCCGTTACAAAAACTGGGCCCCTAGTCTTCATAACCAAGCCTTGCACGTAATATGTAATCCCAGAGCTAATTATTCCCTAAACCATTGAAAAGGGCTTCTTTATTAGTTTCATTTTCCCTAATTCGATTAAACTTAAAACCAtctaattaaaatgaaaattctTGTTCGGGTTGAATTCGTAATAAGTTGTGTGGTAATAATTACCGTGTAGAGAGGTGCAAGGAGCCTTGAATCCCATCCAACCGCCCACGCGCTAGGGCGACGCTCTACAGTAAATGCTACAGCTGAGCCTTGCAAAGCTCCCGCCAAGCATATCAAGCAGGAAAGTGAGATGTTTGCTGGGTATTTCTTCACTGTTATAGACTGGATTAATATATAAGTTAGTTAAGTTCACTGTTAATATATTCGAGCTCACGTGCATGCATGGAACATAATTCAATTAATACTTATACTTACTTGCAATACGTAGAAACAGGACCAGGCAACACTGCCTAGGAGGATAAAGAGTGTCCCGGCTATCCAGTGTTGGTTGGAGGTTGTGGAACTGCTACTTTCATGGTGGCTGCTGGTTTTGTGCGACCACAGGAGGTCAATGACAGGGCCTTTGTACAGTGTCATCAGCAAAGCACCAGCAAAGGTTACTAGGGTTCCTATCACCTTGGCTTGACTTCGCACCTCTTTGATTTTTACAGTTTCGACCCTGTGTGCATATGTTTCAGGTTTATATAAGttgttattaattaatttatgcatgcaaatagATTTGCATGCTAGCTAGCTACAGATGGAAGGGGATGTAACCGACATATAATTATTTTGTCATACAATGACCTAGGAATGGATTAAGACTATATAATTATGAAGTTATAAGCTCGAAGACCATTTCGTTGGAGAGAAATCTTCCTATTTGATTAATTGATTCTTACCTAAAAATAACTGCGATTACAAAGGTGAGAGACGGAACGGCATTCATGATGGCAGATGCAAATGAGGCGGATGTGTATTTCATCCCCAAGTACGTAAATCCCTGATCAATGACTGGCCTGCACAATCAAGTGTTTGTTTTTGTCATAAATATTTTTGAATAAAATTATATGCACCATATATTGATTACATATGTGACAAAGGGTAAATTCACTTGATGGTCAATCATAGAGTTAATATGTGTTGTGTTAATCATCGATGTAGTATAGTATATGCGTGTTAGTGAGATTGAGAGAGTATCTTTACTCTAGAAATCCCAGCACCATAATGTTGAAAAAGGTAGAAATTGTCATTTTCGGCCTCGTTTTcctgcaaaaataaataaataaataaaataaaataa includes:
- the LOC139198428 gene encoding WAT1-related protein At4g08290-like gives rise to the protein MGDDEQSNSGGRFGVMMKKLKPYLLVVSLQFGSAGMYIISMATLNHGMNRYVLIVYRNATAALVLAPFALVLERKTRPKMTISTFFNIMVLGFLEPVIDQGFTYLGMKYTSASFASAIMNAVPSLTFVIAVIFRVETVKIKEVRSQAKVIGTLVTFAGALLMTLYKGPVIDLLWSHKTSSHHESSSSTTSNQHWIAGTLFILLGSVAWSCFYVLQSITVKKYPANISLSCLICLAGALQGSAVAFTVERRPSAWAVGWDSRLLAPLYTGIISSGITYYVQGLVMKTRGPVFVTAFNPLCMIIVSILGSIILAEKLHLGSIIGGMVIAFGLYSVVWGKSKDYGTNPAVQSNTTVKDEAQELPITNANAISGAKLVIDKSSIDQPSQMQLKTVQI